In a single window of the Halalkalicoccus subterraneus genome:
- a CDS encoding sodium:calcium antiporter: MPGLLVSLLLVVVAVLIIWKGSQYFERAAERLSKHYGLPVAVHGAIVVAVGSSFPEISSIVISTVVHGEFSLGVGAIVGSAIFNLLVIPAFSAFASENLEATRDIVHKDGQFYIISVLVLFIMFALGATYVPGGTNEAAILTPALAIFPLATYGIYIFLHQQDASGHVGDDSIDVRPRREWGLLAVGLLIIAVGVELIVRAALSLGALFGTPSFLWGLTVIAAGTSLPDAFVSVRAAQNDDSVTSLTNVLGSNTFNLLVAIPVGVILSGTATINFLVAIPTMGFLAFATLVFIVFIRTDLELTNLEASGFLGLYGLFLLWMTLESVGIIETVQGI; this comes from the coding sequence GAGCGCCTCAGCAAGCACTATGGCTTGCCGGTCGCTGTCCATGGTGCCATCGTTGTCGCAGTTGGGTCGAGTTTCCCTGAGATCAGTTCGATCGTTATCAGTACAGTCGTCCACGGGGAGTTCTCCCTCGGTGTCGGAGCGATCGTTGGCAGCGCCATCTTTAACCTCCTCGTCATTCCAGCCTTCTCGGCATTCGCCAGCGAGAACCTCGAGGCAACTCGCGATATCGTTCATAAAGACGGCCAATTCTACATTATCAGCGTTCTCGTTCTGTTCATCATGTTCGCACTCGGTGCGACATACGTTCCGGGCGGAACGAACGAGGCTGCGATCCTGACACCAGCGTTGGCGATCTTTCCCCTCGCGACGTACGGGATCTACATCTTCCTTCACCAGCAGGATGCCAGTGGACACGTTGGGGACGACTCCATCGACGTGCGACCGCGTCGAGAATGGGGACTCCTCGCGGTGGGACTCTTGATCATCGCTGTCGGCGTTGAACTGATCGTTCGCGCCGCCCTCTCACTCGGCGCTCTCTTCGGTACGCCGAGTTTCCTGTGGGGACTGACCGTCATTGCTGCTGGGACGAGCCTCCCGGATGCGTTCGTAAGCGTGCGCGCCGCTCAAAACGACGACAGCGTCACCAGCCTCACGAACGTTCTCGGGAGCAACACGTTCAATCTCCTCGTCGCCATTCCCGTCGGCGTCATTCTGTCCGGGACAGCGACCATCAATTTCCTCGTTGCAATCCCGACGATGGGGTTCCTCGCATTCGCGACGCTCGTGTTCATTGTCTTCATCCGTACTGATCTCGAACTCACGAACCTCGAGGCCTCCGGCTTTCTGGGACTGTATGGGCTGTTTCTCCTCTGGATGACTCTCGAATCAGTCGGTATCATCGAGACCGTTCAAGGTATCTAA